The Flavobacteriales bacterium genomic sequence AATGAAGAAGAAATTGGAAATGGAGCTTTTCTTGGATATCTCTTCCATGTAGCTACCGATCAATCCTGCCAGGAAATTGGCTACGAAGTTAGACAGGTACCAGACGCCGAACATGAAAGCCAGTAATCGTTTCGGTGAAAGCTTGTTTACATACGACAATCCTACCGGACTCAGGAACAGTTCTCCTACCGTGTGCAGGAAGTAAGCCATAACCAGCCAAATGATGCTTACACTGGCAGATGTAGCTCCTTGAGGAATGGAGGATGCCCCGAAGGAAAGTGCAAGGAATCCTGCACCGAGAAGAAAGAGCCCCATGGCAAATTTGATCGGACCGCTTATGTTCCGGTTGCGTTTTGACAAGTATGCCCATGCATTGGAGAACAACGGCGCGAGTGAGATGATGAAGAACGAGTTCAGCGTTCCGAACCAACTGGCAGGGATTTCCAATGTCTTGTCATCAAAATTCTTTTCGTTGATCATGTAAATGACCCCCCAGATGATAGCAAAACTCAGTCCGGTAAAGACGATGGTCAGCGGATATTGCTTGGCGATACGCACGGCCAGGCTCCCCAGCACCCAGGTAAGGATGAGCATCGGAATAACCGTCAATGCAATGCTGATGATCTGAAACGCCCGGATTTCACCTTCACTCACCAACGAACGATTGGTGAAGTCTTTGGCAAAAAGTCCCATGGTGCCACCCGCCTGTTCAAAGGCCAACCAGAAGAAAACGGTGAAAAAGGCAAGGAGCGCAATCACGCCCAGTCGGTCCTTTTCCACTTTGGGGTAGCGTTTGAGGCGGTTCAAGACAAAGAATAGCATAATGCAAATGAATGGCAACACGCTTGCATACTGAATGGCGATGGATGCATAGGGCACCTTGAACCAGGCAATAATGGTGGCGACCAGCACGGTCAGGCTAACCCCCAATAAGGTCACATCGCGTTTGGTGAAGGGTACTTTTTCTTCCGTGCGTTCTGGAGAAGAAGGGCGGTCAGGCCGTTTCAGTTTGGTAGGGCGCAACCCGATTTCGCCGAAAATGTTCTGACCGAAATAGAATTGCAGCATACCGAAGAACATGAAGATACCTGCGCAACCGAATCCGTAATTCCAGCCGTAGGTTTCTCCGAGCCATCCACAGATCAGCATGCCAAGGAATGCACCGGCATTCACACCCATGTAAAAGATGGTGAAAGCCGAGTCTTTCTTTCGGTTTTCCGGGGGGTACATGTTTCCGACAATGGACGAAATGTTGGGCTTGAAAAGTCCGTTGCCCAGGATCAGCAGGGTCAAGCCCAGGTAGAATGTCGGTACACTTTCAAAGGCGAGGGAAACGTGCCCGAGGGTCATCAGCAGGGCACCTGCGGTGACAGCATTCCGGAAACCCATGACACGGTCGGCCAGCCAGCCACCCACCAAGGGGGTCAGATACACGAGGCTGGTGTATGTGCCATAGAGCATCAGCGCTGAACTCTGGTCCCAGCCGAAACCGTGTTTACTGATGTCACTGACCAGGTAAAACACCAGGATCGCCCGCATACCGTAGTAGCTGAAGCGTTCCCACATTTCCGTAAAGAAAAGAATGAATAGTCCTACCGGGTGACCAATGATGGTTTTCTGGTTGTCTTCCGATCCTCCAAACTGATTCAAAGTCAAAACAAGAAAATTAGGATTCTACTTCCGTTCTCTGCGTTTCCGGTTACCTATGCGGTGGCGGTGTCGGCCACTTCAAAGCCTTCGGTTTCATGTTCGTCAGCCGTGATGTCTTCAGCACCGTGGGTCAGGGCTTTGAGTTTTTTGAGGAATACCCTCAGCAACAAACCGAACGCAACCGTGAAGATGAATATGCCCAGAAAGATCTCCATCTCTCCTGCTGACTGTGCTTGTTCGCCCAGGATGCCGGCGAGTTTGTTTCCGAGTCCGGTTGCTGCGAAATAGGCCCCCATCATAAATGAGGCATATTTCACAGGTGCAAGTTTCGTGATAAATGAAAGGGCGGTTGGCGATGCGCAAAGTTCGCCAATGGTATGCAGGAGATAGGCGCCGATGAGCCAGTACAGGCTTGCCTTTCCATCAGCGGAAGAACTGCTTTCCATGGATGCGCCGGTCATCAGCAGAAATCCAAGTCCCATGATGATGGTACCGGATGCCATTTTTAATAAGGTTGAAGCCTCTTTGTTTTTCAATTGGCGGTTGGCCCAGAAGTTGGCCACCAGCGTACCGAACAGGATGATAAATCCGGGGTTGAAAGCCTGGAACCAGGTGGTGGGCATTTCCCACCCGAACAGGCTCCGGTTCACCTTCTCATTGGTATAAATATTCATCAAACCACCGGCTTGTTCAAAAGCGCCCCAGAATACGATGATGATGATGAATGAAAGCAGCAGGACGACCATCCTGTCCCGTTCGATTTTGGTCAGCGGGCGTTTGAGGTCCACGCCGGATTTCTCAAGGTCCTTGGCAGATTCTCCGATGCCTTTCAGGTATTTCTGCCCCAGGATAAAAGTAACCTGACCGATGATCATGCCGATACCTGCCAGTCCGAACCCATAGTGCCATCCGTATTTTTCTCCCACGCCACCGGCGATCAGAGCCGCCAGCAGGGCACCACAGTTGATGCCCATGTAGAAAATGGTGAAGCCTTTGTCACGACGGATGTCGCCTTGTTTGTAAAGTCCGCCAACGATGGTAGAGATATTCGGTTTGAGGAGTCCCACGCCAAAGACAATCAGGGTAAGGCCGGAGACAAAGCAATAGATGCCTTCAAATGCCAGCACGCTTTGTCCGATGCATAATAGCAACCCGCCCAGCATCACCGCTTTCTTTTGTCCCAACAAACGGTCGGCGATGATGCCCCCGGGAATGGACATGACATACACCGCCATGGTATACCATCCGTAAATGGAGAGGGCGAAGGTTTTGTCCCAACCAAGGCCCGGATTCTGTGCGGTTGCTTCCGTGTACATATACAATGTCAAAATGGCCCGCATGCCATAGTAACTGAAACGTTCCCACATTTCGGTGAGGAACAGAATGTAGAGACCTTTGGGATGGCCGAATAGGGTTTCCTGTTTTTCCATGTTTATTGGTGTTTAACCAGAATTAGATGCGGGTATCTGATGGTTTCGGTGCGGCGAAAGATAGATAAAAATTATCAATCGTTCCGCTCGTGCCTTTCCCCACGTTTTTCTTCCGTTAGCATCCCAATTGTTGTTTACAGGTTGCGGAGCAGGAACTCTGTCATCTTGGAATACAGGTGCAATCGTGTGTTACCGCCGTAGATGCTGTGGTTCTTGTCGGGATACACACCCAACTCAAAAGGAATGTTCTTGTCGACCATGGCGCGGATCATTTCGGCTGCATTCTGGAAATGCACATTGTCGTCCGCCATGCCATGAATGAGCAGGTATTTGCCTTTGATCTTATCCACAAAATTGATGGGGGAGTTGTCGTCATATCCGCTGGGGTTTTCCTGAGGGGTTTGCAGGTATCTTTCTGTGTAGATGGAATCGTAGTAACGCCAGTTGGTGACAGGCGCCACGGCGATGGCGGTTTTGAAATAATCGGCCCCTTTGGTGATGCATAGTGAAGACATGTAGCCCCCGAAGCTCCAGCCCTGGATGCCGATGCGATCCTTGTCTACAAATGTGAGGCTTGACAGGAAACGTGCAGCTTCGATCTGGTCTTCCGTTTCAAGTTTGCCCAGGTTCTTGTAGGTGCAGTTTTTGAATGCCGCTCCCCGGCCACCGGTTCCGCGGTTGTCTACCGATACCACGATGTATCCCTGCTGGGCCATGTACAGGTGCCACAGGTGCGTTGGGCCGCCCCACTGGTTGGTAACGGTTTGTACACCCGGACCTCCGTATACATACATCAACACCGGGTATTGTTTGTCGGGATTGAAGTTTGGCGGTTTGATCATGTACCCGTTCAGCAGGGTTTCTGTCTGGGTCATGAACTTGAACATTTCCGTTTGGGGTAGGTTGTATTCGGAGAGGGTCTTTTTTAATTCATCATTGGTTTCCAGGTCGCGGATGAGTTTGCCTGATTGTTCGTGTAGGGAGATTCTGCTTGGCGTATTGATATCCGACCAGAAGTTGATGAAGTACTTCATGCCGTTGCTGAAGCTTGCTTCATTCCATCCTTTCTCCGGTGTCAGCGATTTTTTGCCTGTTCCGTCAATCTTGATGCTGTACACCTGGCGTTCGGTGGCACCCGGTTCCGCAGAGCTATAATATAAGGTCTGTGTATTTTCATCGATCCCGTAAAACGAAGTGACCTCCCAAGTGCCTTTGGTGATCTGGCGCACTTTGGTGCCTTTCATGTCGTACAGGTAGATGTGCTTGTAGCCGTCGGACTCACTTGTCCAGATGAAGTGTTGTCCGTCGTTCAGGAAGTACTGGTCGTCATCGATGTCGATGTAGGTGTCCGAAGTCTCCTTTAACAGGGAGGAGCGCTCCTTCGTGGTGGTATTGTAACCGATCAATTCCAGTTCGTTCTGATGGCGGTTCATGAAGTACACGCACAACAGGTTCGGATCGTGGGTCCATTTCACCCTCGGAATGTACTCATCGGGTGAGGTGCGGATACCTGTTTGTGTGATCTTCTTGTTTTTAAGGTCGTAGACAAGTACACTCACTTTTGCATTCTCTTCGCCTGCTTTCGGGTATTTGAACCTGTATTCCTCAGGATAAAGGTTGCCTTCATATTTAGGGAAAAAGTATTGTGGTACGGCAGATTCATCAAACCGGTAAAAGGCGATCTTGTTGCCATCCGGCGACCAGAAGAAACCCTTGTCGAATGCAAACTCTTCCTCATACACCCAGTCGGTGCGGCCGTTGATGATCTGGTTCTCGGTTCCGTCTGTTGTGATCTGTTCTTCCAGCATGCCTTCCAGGTCAATCACAAACAGGTTGTTTTGCCTTACAAAGGCGATCCTGTTGCCGGTAGGTGAAAAGGTAGCAAACAGAAGCTTTTCTCCTTCCGATACCTTGGATGCCTTCTTGGTGGCACGGTCGTATATGTAGTAATTGGACATGGAGGAATGCCGGTAAATCTTCTCGGTTTCTGTGGATACAAGAATTTTGGACTCATCCGGACTGAACCCATAGTCATCAAAATCAAGCGGCGGGTTCACCCAGGTCGACTTTAGTAAAGTGTCTACCGCTTTGCCGGTCTTGTAGGCATATTGAACGATGGCTTTCGACCCGTCAGACAGGTACGCCATGGATGTATAGTTGCTGCCGTCTTTCATGGAGTTGATGCCCCAAACGTAGTCCTGCCTGAACTTGGGACTCGTCCAGATGTCTTCCAAGGTCAACTTTTTCTGGGCAAATCCCAATGTGGTGGAAAGTAAAAACAAAGCGCATGCGCTGGCGCCCGTACGGGTCATTTTTATGCTCATTTGCAACGTGTTTCTTTGATATTCTTGCTAATTTCCGACTTCTTTTAGTTACGGGAAGGTCCCGCGAAAGTAGAGGATATTTTAAAAGGATTCAAATGGAGCGTACGAATAATGTCCGCAAGGAAATGGACGCCAAAATTATGGTGGCGTTGCAGGAAATTGTAGGAGATACATATGTGTACACAGACCGGGAACGGTTGACGGTTTATGGCAAAGACGAAACCGAAGACCTTGTGTTCTTGCCTCATGTAGCAGTGAGGCCCGGTTCGGTGGATGAGGTTTCAGCAGTCCTCTCACTATGCAATGCCCAAGGGATACCTGTTACTCCGAGGGGAGCCGGGACCGGCCTGAGCGGTGGTGCGTTACCTGTAATGGGCGGTGTGGTGATGGCCATGGATCGTTTGAACCATATCCTGGAGATTGACGAAGCGAACTACCAGGCCACGGTGGAGCCCGGTGTGATCAATCAGGTGTTCCAGGAGGCTGTGGCTGCAAAGGGATTGTATTACCCACCTGATCCCGCCAGCAAGGGGTCATGTTTTCTGGGTGGGAACATGGCCGAGTCGTCCGGAGGTCCGCATGCAGTCAAATATGGTATTACGAGGGATTACGTGCTGAACCTGGAAGTAGTGCTTCCAACCGGTGAAGTGATTTGGACGGGAGCCAATGTGCTGAAGAACTCAACCGGATATAATCTGACCCAGCTGATGATCGGTAGTGAAGGTACGCTGGGTGTGATCACCAAAATCAGGTTGAAGTTGATCCCGCATCCGACCCGCACGCTGCTGATGTTTGTGCCTTTTGTATCTGCTGAGAAGGCTTGTGCTGCTGTGGCCGCCGTGTTTCAAGCTGGCATCACGCCATCGGCATTGGAATTCATGGAACGGGATGCCTTGTTGTGTGCCCGCAGCTATGATGACAACATCACCATAGATCCGGGAGAGGCGGAAGCTTATTTGTTGATTGAAGTGGATGGATTTGAAGAAGAGGTGTTGATTCGCGATTGTGAGCGGATATCAGAAGTATTGGAAGGGTTTGATGCGGGGGAGGTGCTATTTGCCGAATCGGAAGCCCAGAAAGAAACACTCTGGTACATGCGGAGAAAAGTGGCGGAAGCCGTGAAGCATGTGTCTGTATATAAGGAAGAGGATACCGTTGTTCCCCGCGCAGCCCTTCCGAAGTTGTTGAACGGGGTGAAGGAGATAGGCAAGAAATACGGTTTCCGTTCGGTGTGCTACGGTCATGCGGGTGATGGCAACCTGCATGTGAATATTCTCAAAGACAACATGAGCGATGAAGCCTGGAATGTGGACTTACCCAAAGGTATTCGGGAAATATTCAGGTTAACAGTAGAACTCGGCGGAACATTGTCGGGTGAACACGGAATCGGCTGGGTCCAGAAATCATACATGGACATCGCCTTCGGGAAAACCCAGCTGGAAATAATGAAAGGGATCAAACGTGTGTTTGATCCCAAGGGTATTCTGAATCCGGGAAAGATTTTCCCGGATGATGAGTGATTAACTCCGCCGTCCGCTGAGCTGCGCTACATAGTACAGGAGCATCGTAACAGCAGAAAGGGCTGCAACTACATAAGTCATGGCCGCCCACTTGAGTGCATCCTTGGCTTCTTCTTGTTGCGTACCGGATGTGATCCTGGAACTTTCCAGCCATATCAAAGCACGGCGGCTCGCATCAATCTCTACGGGAAGGGTTATCAGGCTGAAGAGGGCCAATGCGCCCTGGGCGATGATGACTGCCCAGATGATCTGCTCCATGTACATGCGGTAAGTGAAGCCAAGGAAAATGCTGCCGATGATAATGAAGTTCATAAAGCGTGAACTGAATGAAACCACTGGTACCATGGCAGATCTGAATCGGAGTGGGACATACTCGGTTGCGTGTTGAACGGCATGTCCTGTTTCGTGGGCGGCAACGGCAGCGGCAGCCACATTCATTCCATGATATACTTCCTTGCTGAGGTTGATGGTTTTCTTCGCAGGGTTATAATGATCGCTCAGGTGACCTTCTACTGAAATCACCTGCACGTCGGTGATGCGGTTGTCGCGTAGCATTCTTTCGGCTACTTCCTTGCCGGTCATTCCGGAACTCAATGTTGATTTGCTGTACTTCGCAAAACGGTTCTTCAACCTGCTACTTACTGCAGCTCCTACCAATGCGAATGCGATGATGATGATAAAAAACATGGTGTCCTTTCTATGGTTGTTAAAAATCTCTGTAATCTGTTGCTATCAAAGCAATGTCCAAACTTTCATCTCCCCAAATGTATTCACTTGATGTGTAAAAATGTCATTCATGATCGTTAAAAATTCCCAATTTTCCCGTCATTGTGTCAGCGGATTCGGACTGGTACACGACTTGTTCGGTGAATGACGAAACTCAATCATTCACCAACCAAAAATATAAGGAGGATTTGATATGACACTCATTAAATTTAAAAAGGGCGACCCCGCATTTCATCCTGCACTTTCAGACTTTTTTGATGATTTTCTCTCGCCCGCCGTCTTCAACGGAGGCAGGGTTTCCATGCCCGCCGTGAATATTTCGGAGGCGGAGGACAAATACCACGTGGAGTTTTCCGCGCCCGGATTCAAAAAGGAAGACTTTGATGTAAAGGTTGAAAACGAAACACTAACTGTTTCGGCGGAATTCAAAGCTGAAAAGGAAGGGAAGGAAAAAAACTACTCCCGCAAAGAATTCAGCTTTGGCTCATTCAAACGTTCTTTCAGTTTACCCGAAAGCGTTAATGCCAATGCCATTCAGGCGCAGTATGAGAATGGAATCCTGAAGATTGATCTTCCCAAGAAGGAAGAGACCCAGGTATCACCTGCACGCCAGATCAAAATTTCATAATGCTTGCAGGTAATCGCAGAAAAGGGTGCACCCGTTGCACCCTTTTTTATTGATGCGACGGAAGAAGGTGTTTTGTTGAATTGCGTAGCTTTGCGACA encodes the following:
- a CDS encoding zinc metallopeptidase, translated to MFFIIIIAFALVGAAVSSRLKNRFAKYSKSTLSSGMTGKEVAERMLRDNRITDVQVISVEGHLSDHYNPAKKTINLSKEVYHGMNVAAAAVAAHETGHAVQHATEYVPLRFRSAMVPVVSFSSRFMNFIIIGSIFLGFTYRMYMEQIIWAVIIAQGALALFSLITLPVEIDASRRALIWLESSRITSGTQQEEAKDALKWAAMTYVVAALSAVTMLLYYVAQLSGRRS
- a CDS encoding Hsp20/alpha crystallin family protein, which codes for MTLIKFKKGDPAFHPALSDFFDDFLSPAVFNGGRVSMPAVNISEAEDKYHVEFSAPGFKKEDFDVKVENETLTVSAEFKAEKEGKEKNYSRKEFSFGSFKRSFSLPESVNANAIQAQYENGILKIDLPKKEETQVSPARQIKIS
- a CDS encoding peptide MFS transporter, with product MEKQETLFGHPKGLYILFLTEMWERFSYYGMRAILTLYMYTEATAQNPGLGWDKTFALSIYGWYTMAVYVMSIPGGIIADRLLGQKKAVMLGGLLLCIGQSVLAFEGIYCFVSGLTLIVFGVGLLKPNISTIVGGLYKQGDIRRDKGFTIFYMGINCGALLAALIAGGVGEKYGWHYGFGLAGIGMIIGQVTFILGQKYLKGIGESAKDLEKSGVDLKRPLTKIERDRMVVLLLSFIIIIVFWGAFEQAGGLMNIYTNEKVNRSLFGWEMPTTWFQAFNPGFIILFGTLVANFWANRQLKNKEASTLLKMASGTIIMGLGFLLMTGASMESSSSADGKASLYWLIGAYLLHTIGELCASPTALSFITKLAPVKYASFMMGAYFAATGLGNKLAGILGEQAQSAGEMEIFLGIFIFTVAFGLLLRVFLKKLKALTHGAEDITADEHETEGFEVADTATA
- a CDS encoding S9 family peptidase, with translation MTRTGASACALFLLSTTLGFAQKKLTLEDIWTSPKFRQDYVWGINSMKDGSNYTSMAYLSDGSKAIVQYAYKTGKAVDTLLKSTWVNPPLDFDDYGFSPDESKILVSTETEKIYRHSSMSNYYIYDRATKKASKVSEGEKLLFATFSPTGNRIAFVRQNNLFVIDLEGMLEEQITTDGTENQIINGRTDWVYEEEFAFDKGFFWSPDGNKIAFYRFDESAVPQYFFPKYEGNLYPEEYRFKYPKAGEENAKVSVLVYDLKNKKITQTGIRTSPDEYIPRVKWTHDPNLLCVYFMNRHQNELELIGYNTTTKERSSLLKETSDTYIDIDDDQYFLNDGQHFIWTSESDGYKHIYLYDMKGTKVRQITKGTWEVTSFYGIDENTQTLYYSSAEPGATERQVYSIKIDGTGKKSLTPEKGWNEASFSNGMKYFINFWSDINTPSRISLHEQSGKLIRDLETNDELKKTLSEYNLPQTEMFKFMTQTETLLNGYMIKPPNFNPDKQYPVLMYVYGGPGVQTVTNQWGGPTHLWHLYMAQQGYIVVSVDNRGTGGRGAAFKNCTYKNLGKLETEDQIEAARFLSSLTFVDKDRIGIQGWSFGGYMSSLCITKGADYFKTAIAVAPVTNWRYYDSIYTERYLQTPQENPSGYDDNSPINFVDKIKGKYLLIHGMADDNVHFQNAAEMIRAMVDKNIPFELGVYPDKNHSIYGGNTRLHLYSKMTEFLLRNL
- a CDS encoding peptide MFS transporter produces the protein MTLNQFGGSEDNQKTIIGHPVGLFILFFTEMWERFSYYGMRAILVFYLVSDISKHGFGWDQSSALMLYGTYTSLVYLTPLVGGWLADRVMGFRNAVTAGALLMTLGHVSLAFESVPTFYLGLTLLILGNGLFKPNISSIVGNMYPPENRKKDSAFTIFYMGVNAGAFLGMLICGWLGETYGWNYGFGCAGIFMFFGMLQFYFGQNIFGEIGLRPTKLKRPDRPSSPERTEEKVPFTKRDVTLLGVSLTVLVATIIAWFKVPYASIAIQYASVLPFICIMLFFVLNRLKRYPKVEKDRLGVIALLAFFTVFFWLAFEQAGGTMGLFAKDFTNRSLVSEGEIRAFQIISIALTVIPMLILTWVLGSLAVRIAKQYPLTIVFTGLSFAIIWGVIYMINEKNFDDKTLEIPASWFGTLNSFFIISLAPLFSNAWAYLSKRNRNISGPIKFAMGLFLLGAGFLALSFGASSIPQGATSASVSIIWLVMAYFLHTVGELFLSPVGLSYVNKLSPKRLLAFMFGVWYLSNFVANFLAGLIGSYMEEISKKSSISNFFFIFVISSAVAGIALLLLNKKMKKMMHGIDE
- a CDS encoding FAD-binding protein; translated protein: MDAKIMVALQEIVGDTYVYTDRERLTVYGKDETEDLVFLPHVAVRPGSVDEVSAVLSLCNAQGIPVTPRGAGTGLSGGALPVMGGVVMAMDRLNHILEIDEANYQATVEPGVINQVFQEAVAAKGLYYPPDPASKGSCFLGGNMAESSGGPHAVKYGITRDYVLNLEVVLPTGEVIWTGANVLKNSTGYNLTQLMIGSEGTLGVITKIRLKLIPHPTRTLLMFVPFVSAEKACAAVAAVFQAGITPSALEFMERDALLCARSYDDNITIDPGEAEAYLLIEVDGFEEEVLIRDCERISEVLEGFDAGEVLFAESEAQKETLWYMRRKVAEAVKHVSVYKEEDTVVPRAALPKLLNGVKEIGKKYGFRSVCYGHAGDGNLHVNILKDNMSDEAWNVDLPKGIREIFRLTVELGGTLSGEHGIGWVQKSYMDIAFGKTQLEIMKGIKRVFDPKGILNPGKIFPDDE